A stretch of Leptospira terpstrae serovar Hualin str. LT 11-33 = ATCC 700639 DNA encodes these proteins:
- a CDS encoding TetR/AcrR family transcriptional regulator, which yields MDKLVDASLSPDLASRPFKFTSKQGRNRRTQLLTIALEFLREKSPEEISFADICKEANIPRPSAYHFFPNVEAIFHGIRLLHSESLIEKSLLLKRETFVSWEKYIERSIDVAVEVTNKEIAFPRLIYGYRMSHPEMRQVGQELDAKLANLAKLGLMDRFVLPELEQADQIFGVAFSIADSLLKLSYRTYGDFTPWMVGEAKKATISYLKNYLPEVCKPK from the coding sequence ATGGATAAATTGGTAGACGCATCTTTATCTCCTGACCTTGCCTCTCGGCCTTTTAAATTTACGAGTAAACAAGGGAGAAACAGACGTACACAATTGTTAACTATCGCTTTGGAATTCCTCAGAGAAAAATCTCCCGAAGAGATTAGTTTTGCCGACATTTGCAAAGAGGCAAATATTCCTAGACCCTCTGCCTACCATTTTTTTCCCAATGTGGAAGCCATCTTTCACGGAATTCGTTTATTACACTCAGAAAGTTTGATCGAAAAATCCCTTTTGTTAAAAAGAGAAACCTTTGTTAGCTGGGAAAAATACATTGAACGTTCGATTGATGTAGCCGTGGAGGTAACGAATAAAGAAATTGCATTCCCACGTTTGATTTATGGATACAGAATGAGTCATCCTGAGATGCGCCAAGTAGGGCAGGAGCTCGATGCAAAACTTGCCAACTTAGCGAAACTAGGTCTTATGGACCGATTTGTTTTGCCTGAATTAGAACAGGCAGACCAAATCTTTGGCGTTGCCTTTTCTATTGCAGATTCTTTATTAAAACTATCTTACAGAACCTATGGAGATTTCACTCCTTGGATGGTAGGAGAGGCTAAAAAAGCGACTATCTCTTATTTAAAAAACTACCTACCGGAAGTTTGTAAACCTAAGTAG
- a CDS encoding TetR/AcrR family transcriptional regulator produces MAASKKISSQKHMGVGRPSKESGMNVREALIQAGVDLLENTSLEDISLRKVAAKAGVSHVASYHHFENKHSLFAAIAEIGFQKYFETYQKELEKTDNDFKGRYRALGWTYFQFIMTNRQFARIMFGGTGVDVKTHPTLLAVSRRTYRQLHEIIRMGQNLGYLEKGNTREKTLASWAMIHGIAMLFLEGRLQMKNDLSEMERFIQTVTEYAYNGMK; encoded by the coding sequence ATGGCTGCTTCGAAAAAAATATCCTCACAAAAGCATATGGGAGTGGGTCGCCCCTCCAAAGAAAGTGGGATGAATGTCAGAGAAGCTCTCATCCAAGCGGGTGTGGACCTTTTAGAAAACACATCATTGGAAGACATCTCCCTTCGCAAAGTAGCAGCAAAAGCTGGAGTGAGTCATGTTGCCAGTTACCATCATTTTGAAAATAAACATTCCCTCTTTGCTGCTATTGCAGAAATAGGATTCCAAAAGTATTTTGAAACTTACCAAAAAGAATTAGAAAAAACAGATAATGACTTCAAAGGCAGATACCGTGCCCTTGGTTGGACCTACTTCCAATTCATTATGACTAACAGGCAGTTCGCAAGGATTATGTTTGGTGGAACAGGGGTAGATGTGAAAACCCATCCTACTTTACTTGCCGTCTCACGTAGAACCTATCGGCAGTTACACGAAATCATTCGAATGGGCCAAAATTTGGGATACCTAGAAAAAGGAAATACTAGAGAAAAAACCTTAGCCTCTTGGGCCATGATTCATGGAATTGCGATGTTATTTTTGGAAGGTCGTTTGCAGATGAAAAATGACTTGAGTGAGATGGAAAGATTCATCCAAACCGTTACGGAATATGCTTACAATGGAATGAAATAA
- a CDS encoding glycoside hydrolase family 5 protein — translation MKTNWKNLPLWWATTLVLISSFGCAPTKDSQAQTLALLQPGANLVSTANATDTGLPTRSIATSASSFHSLDYSSSPGEREILISEKTNQQFTDQIFVDGLGREVSFRGFNISGNMKLAQHGFKPFANDSDAEIAFTRLGKTTGSNLIRFTIAWEGVHPGVDTIDYYYLDAVISQMKKATAKRMFILLDYHQDLFSRHLFNKNSWHTGNGAPAWITKGGSYPTEYCGFICASWSQNNLTNEAVRRAFRNFWNNAPLSTSQGTRNMQTEFLWQIDKATSYIKEKLTAEEFSYVLGLDPFNEPVDGGMEGLTPAQWDNQKLWPMYKRIRTILNQNGWESKWVFAEPLVFWNTNIGSAIAPATGGGHLLSPPGPGFVFNSHFYDAGRMGTDLTGIDNATYFKYLDEIRKESRFLKIPVFLSEFGMWLKGTGAKDTARMISAVYQAMEISDGNQTSKSRFADFYNPIVSGTQWHWDYYYNNHSEYMNGNPSKLITTKDAWNDEDFSVVGNYGTSFNLDERVVGRAYFRKAQGRVMSSHYNTVGSDTWNKMFSWAAIKPGSTEPKYFGDKRFQLLIWKGRFSDAPTEVYLPSHFDPTKTIIISEKRIYHQGLPTSPNQTLNEAILIPDRNRELGSGNLLHIWDDLELDENPNSSYHYVLAVDTAGVSYSLQSLQEIQSKLNTRILLEEKSPIYFTGKMTYSGYPTEQ, via the coding sequence ATGAAAACAAACTGGAAAAATTTACCCTTATGGTGGGCCACAACGCTAGTTCTTATATCTAGTTTTGGCTGTGCTCCTACCAAGGATTCGCAGGCACAAACACTGGCCCTACTCCAACCAGGTGCAAACTTAGTTTCCACTGCAAATGCAACGGACACAGGTCTTCCCACAAGGTCTATTGCTACTAGTGCCAGTTCTTTTCATAGTTTGGATTATAGTTCCTCACCAGGGGAAAGGGAGATTTTGATTTCGGAAAAAACAAACCAACAATTCACAGACCAGATCTTTGTGGATGGGCTTGGGCGCGAAGTAAGTTTCCGCGGATTTAATATTTCGGGAAATATGAAACTGGCACAACACGGATTCAAACCCTTTGCCAATGATTCCGATGCTGAGATTGCTTTTACTAGGCTTGGGAAAACCACCGGATCAAATCTCATCCGTTTTACCATCGCATGGGAAGGTGTACATCCTGGAGTGGATACCATTGATTATTACTATTTAGATGCTGTCATCAGTCAGATGAAAAAAGCAACCGCCAAACGGATGTTTATCCTTCTTGATTACCACCAAGATTTATTTTCTCGCCATCTTTTTAATAAAAACTCTTGGCATACAGGAAATGGCGCACCTGCTTGGATCACAAAAGGAGGAAGTTATCCAACCGAATACTGCGGTTTCATTTGTGCCAGTTGGAGCCAAAACAATTTAACCAATGAAGCTGTTCGTAGGGCATTTCGTAATTTCTGGAACAATGCACCTCTTTCGACATCCCAAGGAACAAGGAATATGCAAACAGAATTCCTTTGGCAAATTGATAAAGCCACTTCCTACATCAAAGAGAAACTAACTGCGGAAGAATTCTCTTATGTTTTGGGACTTGATCCTTTCAATGAACCGGTAGATGGAGGAATGGAAGGATTAACACCTGCTCAGTGGGACAACCAAAAACTTTGGCCAATGTATAAAAGGATACGCACCATTCTCAATCAAAATGGATGGGAATCTAAATGGGTGTTTGCAGAACCATTAGTGTTTTGGAATACAAACATTGGATCTGCGATCGCTCCTGCCACGGGAGGAGGCCATTTACTTTCTCCCCCAGGTCCTGGGTTTGTATTTAACTCTCACTTCTATGATGCAGGCCGCATGGGAACAGACCTCACAGGAATCGATAATGCTACTTACTTCAAATACTTAGATGAAATTAGAAAAGAATCTAGGTTTTTAAAAATCCCAGTATTCCTCAGTGAATTTGGAATGTGGTTAAAAGGAACTGGTGCCAAAGACACTGCGAGAATGATCAGTGCGGTTTACCAAGCGATGGAAATTTCGGATGGAAACCAAACTTCTAAATCTAGATTTGCCGATTTTTACAATCCGATTGTATCTGGAACCCAGTGGCATTGGGATTATTATTACAACAACCATTCTGAGTATATGAATGGGAATCCTTCCAAACTCATTACAACCAAAGATGCCTGGAATGATGAAGACTTCTCTGTTGTAGGAAATTACGGAACAAGTTTTAACTTAGATGAACGTGTGGTGGGGCGTGCTTACTTCCGAAAGGCGCAAGGCAGAGTGATGAGTAGCCATTACAATACAGTGGGATCTGATACATGGAATAAAATGTTTTCTTGGGCAGCCATCAAACCAGGAAGTACGGAACCGAAATACTTTGGTGACAAAAGATTCCAACTCCTCATTTGGAAAGGTAGATTTTCCGATGCCCCCACGGAAGTGTATCTTCCTTCTCACTTTGATCCAACAAAGACCATCATCATTTCTGAAAAACGAATTTACCACCAAGGTCTACCGACTTCACCAAATCAAACGTTAAACGAAGCAATCCTTATCCCTGATCGAAATCGTGAGTTAGGCTCTGGTAATCTTTTACATATTTGGGATGATTTGGAACTGGATGAAAATCCAAACTCCTCTTACCATTATGTTTTGGCAGTAGATACGGCAGGTGTATCCTATTCGTTACAAAGCCTCCAAGAGATCCAATCCAAACTAAATACAAGGATTCTCTTGGAAGAAAAAAGTCCGATTTATTTTACCGGTAAAATGACTTATAGTGGGTATCCCACCGAACAGTGA
- a CDS encoding neutral/alkaline ceramidase encodes MNSKRDSRVHLGLTIVCCFLVLTCSDQKSSPSPILGLVSASTSDSVSSDLVGTTGVSRAVAPSLGSSPYLVGAGIYDITGPAAEVGMMGFAESAQKTEGIYMRLWSRAYIVGDASKRVVFVSADLGMIFQSIKQAVSRKIALDSELSPYYNQANVLLSATHTHSGPGGYSHYFLYNATTAGFIKENFDVIVDGIYRSIKLAHQNLVPGNVYINQGTLTDASKNRSAVAYDKNPASERSYYGSNVDQTMTLLKLVAADGREIGMVNWFAVHPTNVGPSNKLIGGDNKGYASYLFEKSKGANYSANSTFVAAFAQSNAGDVTPNLWGPADGVNDYARQNIIGEKQFNKAQSLYTSANTQLSGSVDFRHTYVNFSNLYVSSVGTTTCPAGMGASFSAGSVEDNAVSVDFFDEGTTIDSLDWNTNTADAFKSSFLGGALGVLWPASTSEAYKLCHAEKPVLIPTGVASFDGNPWTPPVIPMQIIKIGSLAILAIPAEVSTMAGRRLRSLVKNVLENEYTVVAGLSNSYTSYLTTREEYSSQQYEGASTQFGPNTLFGYEQEFGKLASALRNGTASPAGPTPADLTNNQATFQTGVVFDDVPLFKSFGSLVTQPSASYSSGATVSAVFWGGHPKNNMLIGSSFVDVEKQNGSTWAVVARDYDPSTTYRWQRDGVANSKITVSWKTTSFPSGTYRIRHRGHWKSGWTGAISAYQGVTNNFTVQ; translated from the coding sequence ATGAATTCCAAAAGAGATTCCCGAGTGCACTTGGGTTTAACCATTGTTTGTTGTTTTTTGGTTTTGACTTGTTCAGACCAAAAATCGTCCCCTTCCCCCATCCTCGGTTTGGTGAGCGCAAGTACATCGGACTCTGTTAGTTCTGATTTAGTGGGCACAACTGGTGTCAGTCGTGCTGTAGCCCCGTCGCTCGGTTCCTCTCCTTATCTAGTCGGTGCAGGGATTTATGACATCACAGGTCCTGCTGCTGAAGTAGGGATGATGGGTTTTGCCGAATCTGCGCAAAAAACAGAAGGGATTTATATGCGCCTTTGGTCCAGGGCCTATATCGTTGGAGATGCATCCAAACGAGTTGTATTTGTCAGTGCCGACCTAGGTATGATTTTTCAATCCATCAAACAAGCGGTAAGTCGCAAAATTGCATTGGATTCTGAACTTTCACCTTATTACAATCAGGCGAATGTTCTACTTTCGGCAACTCATACTCATAGTGGTCCTGGTGGATACTCCCATTATTTTTTATACAACGCAACAACGGCTGGTTTTATTAAAGAAAACTTTGATGTCATAGTAGATGGAATTTATCGTTCCATTAAATTGGCTCATCAAAATTTAGTTCCCGGAAATGTATACATCAACCAAGGGACTTTGACTGATGCGAGCAAAAACCGTTCTGCAGTTGCTTATGATAAAAACCCAGCTTCAGAAAGAAGTTACTACGGTTCAAACGTAGACCAAACCATGACTCTATTGAAACTAGTGGCTGCTGATGGTAGAGAAATTGGAATGGTCAACTGGTTTGCAGTCCATCCAACAAACGTAGGTCCATCCAATAAATTAATTGGTGGCGATAACAAAGGGTATGCTTCTTATCTATTTGAAAAGTCAAAAGGAGCCAATTATTCTGCTAATTCAACTTTTGTTGCTGCTTTTGCACAATCCAATGCCGGAGATGTGACACCTAACCTTTGGGGTCCAGCGGATGGTGTGAACGACTATGCTCGTCAAAACATCATCGGAGAAAAACAATTCAACAAAGCACAATCTCTTTACACAAGTGCCAATACACAATTGTCAGGTTCTGTGGATTTCCGTCATACGTATGTTAACTTCTCTAATCTTTATGTGAGTAGTGTAGGAACCACCACTTGCCCTGCGGGAATGGGTGCTTCCTTTTCTGCTGGTAGTGTGGAAGACAATGCAGTCTCTGTGGATTTTTTTGATGAAGGAACTACAATCGATTCATTGGATTGGAATACAAACACTGCTGATGCCTTTAAGTCTAGTTTTCTTGGAGGAGCTCTTGGTGTTTTATGGCCGGCATCTACAAGTGAAGCTTACAAACTTTGCCATGCAGAAAAACCTGTCCTCATTCCGACAGGAGTTGCTAGTTTCGATGGCAATCCTTGGACACCTCCAGTGATTCCTATGCAGATCATTAAAATTGGAAGTTTAGCAATCCTTGCCATTCCGGCAGAAGTGTCTACTATGGCTGGTCGAAGACTACGTTCTCTTGTGAAGAATGTTTTGGAAAATGAATACACAGTGGTCGCAGGTCTTTCCAATTCCTATACTTCGTATTTAACAACTAGAGAAGAATACTCTTCTCAACAGTATGAAGGAGCTTCCACTCAATTTGGTCCCAACACACTGTTTGGATATGAACAAGAATTTGGAAAACTAGCAAGTGCTTTGCGAAATGGAACTGCCTCTCCTGCAGGCCCTACACCTGCGGACCTAACAAACAACCAAGCTACCTTCCAAACTGGAGTGGTGTTTGATGATGTTCCCCTCTTTAAAAGTTTCGGTAGTCTTGTCACTCAACCTTCTGCGTCTTATAGTAGCGGTGCTACAGTCAGTGCGGTATTCTGGGGCGGGCATCCCAAAAACAATATGCTCATCGGAAGTAGCTTCGTGGACGTAGAAAAACAAAATGGATCCACTTGGGCAGTCGTGGCAAGGGATTATGATCCGTCCACGACGTACCGCTGGCAAAGAGATGGGGTAGCCAATTCCAAAATTACCGTTTCTTGGAAAACAACTTCTTTTCCATCGGGAACCTACCGCATCCGTCACCGTGGCCATTGGAAATCGGGATGGACGGGCGCAATCAGTGCCTACCAAGGAGTCACAAACAATTTCACAGTGCAGTAA